AACTCTTGACCGGAAGTGCGTTTCAATAGCTATCGATAACCTCGATCTCGTCTCCGACGCAGATCGAACTGCCCACACTTTCGCCGATCAGATTCTGCCCAAACAGGACGGCGGTCTCAGTCAGCCCGAGATCCGCAACGCGCTCTGGCATCACATCCTTTGCCATCCTATAGGTCGCGAGAGTTTTGAGCGGATCTTTACCGTCAAACTCGCCTTTCGCCTGATCGATCGTCGTCATCACACATCTCGCACACGGCTTCGACGAACGAAACTCCGCTCCGCCGATCCGTATCCGCTTCCAGTCGTCCTCAGCGTAGGGATCCGACCCCGCAACGACAACATTCGGCCGAAACCTGTTCATGGGGACTGGAGCGGCAAGCATCCCTGCTTGCCGGAGTCTTCCATTCAGATCCTCCAACGACGCCTCGCCGATCACAAGCTGCGGATAACCATCCGCAAAACTCACAACATCGTCCCCCGAATTGAACAGTTCACTAACATTCCGCCTCGAGTCGTCCGGCATTTTCACAAGCTGACACTCGGTGCCCAGCACATCGCTGAACCACTCATTCAAAGCCGCACCGTAAACTTCCGCCTCGCAAACGCTGCCCCAGATGGTCACTTGCTGACGTTTATCCGAATCAGCATCCATCGGCACAAAAACGTCGCCAAAACGGTCCGCCGAGACGCCGAGGCCACTGCCGTCCTCCTCGATCCAAACCGACATCGTCGCCATTTTCGGGAATTCACGCTGCGTAAAAAACATCCCGTCCGGCGTCGTCAACATCCACCGCCGGTCATGCCGCAGCCCACGCTCCTCCACCATCGCCGCCTCAACACTGATTCCTGCGAGTGATTTGATCGGGTAAATATTAATTTCGGATATATGCATACCGGATTTTTACCGCATAGGAACATAGATCACATAGGCTTTCTTCTCTTCTATGTGCCCTATGTTCCTATGTGGTTAATTCTCCCCTTCCAAACTTGATAACACCATTGTCACATTTTCTTAACATGCACAAATAATACTTGACACTTTGTTCGGGATTCACCTATACTAGCACTCATAGACACCGAGTGCTAAAACGTTAGATTCGCCGAGGTCTAGAGCTATTTTAAGTTCTTTTTAAT
The sequence above is a segment of the Acidobacteriota bacterium genome. Coding sequences within it:
- a CDS encoding MOSC domain-containing protein, whose amino-acid sequence is MHISEINIYPIKSLAGISVEAAMVEERGLRHDRRWMLTTPDGMFFTQREFPKMATMSVWIEEDGSGLGVSADRFGDVFVPMDADSDKRQQVTIWGSVCEAEVYGAALNEWFSDVLGTECQLVKMPDDSRRNVSELFNSGDDVVSFADGYPQLVIGEASLEDLNGRLRQAGMLAAPVPMNRFRPNVVVAGSDPYAEDDWKRIRIGGAEFRSSKPCARCVMTTIDQAKGEFDGKDPLKTLATYRMAKDVMPERVADLGLTETAVLFGQNLIGESVGSSICVGDEIEVIDSY